A genomic stretch from Desulfovibrio sp. TomC includes:
- a CDS encoding 4Fe-4S binding protein, with translation MSLADLISEAATGLKSLFVGLGITGKAFTRPAVTVIYPRQEVGNLDTYRGHVELIGREDNPALPRCIACGACVRACPSQCLGVGCAVGSGSVDGHENMEGVEMAGELIARAAVMAPAPQKGCKVPGAFYYDYSLCSLCGQCVKACPVDSLRFSGHAYFVGASRADFRLDLLARLARQAANVPASSPAAPLEEHA, from the coding sequence GTGTCTCTAGCCGATCTGATCAGCGAAGCGGCGACCGGGCTTAAAAGCCTGTTCGTCGGTCTGGGCATCACGGGCAAGGCCTTTACCCGGCCGGCCGTGACGGTCATCTATCCCCGCCAGGAAGTGGGCAATCTCGACACCTATCGGGGCCATGTGGAACTGATTGGCCGCGAGGACAATCCGGCCCTGCCGCGTTGCATCGCCTGCGGGGCCTGTGTTCGGGCCTGTCCGTCCCAATGCCTGGGCGTGGGCTGCGCTGTTGGCAGCGGCAGCGTCGACGGGCACGAGAACATGGAAGGGGTGGAGATGGCCGGCGAGCTGATTGCCCGGGCCGCGGTCATGGCCCCGGCTCCCCAGAAGGGGTGCAAGGTCCCGGGCGCGTTTTATTACGACTATTCCCTGTGCAGCCTGTGCGGCCAGTGCGTCAAGGCCTGTCCCGTGGATTCGCTGCGCTTTTCCGGCCACGCCTATTTCGTCGGCGCTTCGCGCGCGGACTTCCGCCTCGACCTGCTGGCCCGGCTGGCGCGGCAGGCGGCCAACGTCCCGGCCTCGTCGCCGGCTGCCCCCTTGGAGGAACACGCATGA
- a CDS encoding MarR family winged helix-turn-helix transcriptional regulator, with the protein MDGSLLTPEDVRPFPLRQSLGFLLVRTALKLRLLGNTILQDAGEDITVDQWGILNLLWESDGQTPVELARRADKDKPNVTRLLKILEDKALVMRKPDPKDRRSHRIHLTEAGNALKDKLLELGVQCLERACLGLSSQEVATLKALLNRVYANVSE; encoded by the coding sequence ATGGATGGTTCACTGCTCACCCCCGAGGACGTTCGTCCCTTTCCATTGCGCCAATCCCTGGGCTTTCTGCTGGTGCGCACCGCGCTCAAGCTACGCCTGCTCGGCAACACGATTCTCCAGGACGCCGGCGAAGACATCACCGTGGACCAATGGGGCATCTTGAATCTCTTGTGGGAAAGCGACGGCCAGACGCCGGTGGAACTGGCCCGGCGCGCCGACAAGGACAAGCCCAACGTCACCCGCCTGCTCAAAATTCTCGAAGACAAAGCACTGGTGATGCGAAAGCCCGATCCCAAGGACCGGCGCAGCCATCGCATCCACCTGACCGAGGCCGGCAACGCCCTCAAAGACAAGCTCCTCGAACTGGGCGTCCAGTGCCTGGAACGCGCCTGTCTGGGCCTTTCCAGCCAGGAAGTCGCCACGCTCAAAGCTCTGCTCAATCGCGTCTACGCCAACGTTTCCGAGTAA
- a CDS encoding helix-turn-helix domain-containing protein, which produces MTAMGEKLLQSMREAVAYAKGEAGTEDYRVHAVSVDVREIRKKLKMTQKHFAQEFGFSLDTLRHWEQKRRTPEGPARAYLLVISQNPDAVRTALQSAAQTPPPTTSPKGVPAASA; this is translated from the coding sequence ATGACCGCCATGGGTGAAAAACTGCTGCAAAGCATGCGCGAGGCCGTGGCCTACGCCAAGGGCGAGGCAGGAACCGAGGACTACCGGGTCCACGCCGTATCGGTGGACGTCCGCGAGATCCGCAAAAAGCTCAAGATGACGCAAAAGCACTTTGCCCAGGAGTTCGGCTTTTCTCTGGACACCCTGCGTCACTGGGAACAGAAACGCCGTACGCCGGAGGGTCCGGCCAGGGCCTATCTGCTCGTCATTTCCCAAAATCCCGACGCGGTGCGAACAGCCCTGCAAAGCGCCGCGCAAACGCCTCCCCCGACGACTTCCCCAAAGGGAGTCCCCGCCGCAAGCGCCTAG
- a CDS encoding molybdopterin-containing oxidoreductase family protein has protein sequence MNRKNVYSVCGMCTVRCPMMVTVEGNKVVYLQGNPHAAGIKGALCARGAAGGALIADDERPQFPMIRAGARGEGKWRKASWEEALAYVAGELSRIREAHGARSILLSDRGGPFRDMHRAFLKGLGSPNYCNHDSACARNVQHAALSLFGFGRKDVAYDYKNSKHVVLQTRNIFEAINVKEVNDLLDAKDAGCKITCIDVRSTVTAAKADTFLMVRPGTDYALNLAVIHELLTRDLYDKDFAAAWINDLDALRAFVAPYDADFAAAETGLPARRIRELADQLAAAAPAVIWHPGWMTARYGDSFNVCRTAYIINALLGSIGAKGGLPQMNKPAHVGRKGLKQLVDLFPKPEDKRVDGVGWMEGRSHFEAGPGLVNLAIEAIATGQPYPIKAYIVHRHDPLMSFPDTADVKKKLDNLELLVSVTFSWSDTAWYSDVVLPMSPYLERESMIASKAGAAPQFFVRKRALAPRFDTRADWEIYRDLARHMGLKELDFDSIEAIWDFQLKDTGVAMADFEATGMVKLGGPLLRPLDEKSFKTPSGKIEILSAKLAADGLESLAPYVSPAAPPQGRYRISFGRIGLHTQGHTVNNPLLFAQMPENELWINDVEAGKLGIADGAMVEVRNGSHAGTLRAKVTEGIHPETVFMVHGFGHTLPVESRARGRGVADNELMPQGIANWDKGGGGVCMQEHFVTVQPA, from the coding sequence ATGAATCGAAAAAACGTCTACAGCGTCTGCGGCATGTGCACCGTACGGTGCCCGATGATGGTCACGGTCGAGGGCAACAAGGTGGTGTACCTGCAGGGCAACCCCCATGCCGCCGGCATCAAGGGGGCGCTTTGCGCCCGCGGCGCGGCTGGCGGGGCGCTTATCGCCGATGACGAGCGGCCCCAGTTTCCCATGATCCGTGCCGGGGCGCGCGGCGAAGGCAAATGGCGCAAGGCGTCCTGGGAAGAAGCCCTGGCCTACGTTGCCGGCGAACTCTCCCGTATCCGCGAGGCCCACGGCGCACGCTCCATCCTGCTCTCCGACCGGGGCGGCCCGTTCCGCGACATGCACCGGGCCTTTCTAAAAGGCCTTGGCAGCCCCAACTACTGCAACCACGATTCGGCCTGCGCCAGAAACGTCCAGCACGCCGCCCTGTCCCTGTTCGGCTTCGGCCGCAAGGACGTGGCCTACGACTACAAGAACAGCAAGCATGTCGTCTTGCAGACCAGAAACATCTTCGAAGCCATCAACGTCAAAGAGGTCAACGATCTCCTGGACGCCAAAGACGCCGGCTGCAAGATCACCTGCATCGACGTGCGTTCCACCGTGACCGCCGCCAAAGCCGACACCTTTCTCATGGTGCGCCCGGGCACGGACTATGCGTTAAACCTGGCCGTCATCCACGAACTGCTCACCCGCGATCTCTACGACAAGGACTTCGCTGCCGCCTGGATCAATGATCTCGACGCCTTGCGGGCCTTTGTCGCGCCGTATGACGCCGACTTCGCCGCGGCCGAGACCGGCCTGCCAGCCCGGCGCATCCGCGAGCTGGCCGACCAGCTGGCCGCCGCCGCGCCGGCCGTCATCTGGCATCCCGGCTGGATGACCGCCCGCTACGGCGATTCCTTCAACGTCTGCCGCACCGCCTACATCATAAACGCCCTGCTCGGCTCCATCGGGGCCAAGGGCGGCCTGCCCCAGATGAACAAGCCGGCCCATGTCGGCCGAAAGGGTCTCAAGCAGCTTGTGGATCTCTTCCCCAAGCCCGAAGACAAGCGGGTGGACGGCGTGGGCTGGATGGAAGGCCGCAGCCACTTCGAAGCCGGTCCGGGACTGGTCAATCTGGCCATCGAAGCCATCGCCACCGGCCAGCCCTATCCCATCAAGGCCTATATCGTGCACCGCCACGATCCGCTCATGTCCTTTCCGGACACGGCCGACGTCAAAAAGAAGCTTGATAACCTGGAGCTGCTCGTCTCGGTCACCTTCTCCTGGTCGGACACGGCCTGGTATTCCGACGTGGTGCTGCCCATGTCGCCCTACCTCGAACGCGAATCCATGATCGCCTCCAAGGCCGGGGCCGCGCCGCAGTTTTTCGTGCGAAAGCGCGCCCTGGCTCCCCGCTTCGACACCCGGGCCGACTGGGAGATCTACCGCGATCTGGCCCGGCACATGGGCTTAAAAGAGCTTGATTTCGACTCCATCGAGGCCATCTGGGACTTCCAGCTCAAGGACACCGGGGTCGCCATGGCCGATTTCGAGGCCACGGGCATGGTCAAGCTCGGCGGCCCGCTCCTGCGGCCGTTGGACGAAAAAAGCTTCAAGACGCCGTCCGGCAAGATCGAGATCCTCTCGGCCAAGCTTGCGGCCGACGGCCTGGAGTCGCTGGCCCCCTACGTCTCCCCGGCCGCGCCGCCCCAGGGCCGCTACCGCATCAGCTTTGGCCGCATCGGGCTGCACACCCAGGGCCACACCGTCAACAACCCGCTGCTCTTTGCCCAGATGCCGGAAAACGAGCTGTGGATTAACGATGTTGAAGCCGGCAAGCTCGGCATTGCCGACGGGGCCATGGTGGAAGTGCGCAACGGCTCCCATGCAGGCACGCTGCGGGCCAAGGTCACCGAGGGCATACATCCCGAGACGGTCTTCATGGTGCATGGCTTCGGCCACACCCTGCCGGTGGAGAGCCGGGCCAGAGGCCGCGGCGTGGCCGACAACGAGCTTATGCCCCAGGGCATTGCCAACTGGGACAAAGGCGGCGGCGGCGTGTGCATGCAGGAGCACTTCGTGACGGTGCAGCCGGCCTGA
- a CDS encoding 4Fe-4S dicluster domain-containing protein, with amino-acid sequence MSKYMIQLDKKRCISCHACEVHCQVKNAVPPSAKPGKLVSIGPDMVKGKPRLLNLYMSCFHCERPWCVPACPTGAMFRREEDGIVYVKEELCVGCKACIQACPWRIPQWNEATGKVVKCDYCRERLDDGLDPSCVTGCTAHALRFVRPGKKNEDERDVYGKRLLLRQS; translated from the coding sequence ATGAGCAAGTACATGATCCAACTGGACAAGAAGCGCTGCATCAGCTGCCACGCCTGCGAAGTGCATTGCCAGGTCAAAAACGCCGTGCCGCCCTCGGCCAAGCCCGGCAAGCTGGTTTCCATCGGCCCGGACATGGTCAAGGGCAAACCGCGCCTGTTGAACCTCTACATGTCGTGCTTTCACTGCGAGCGGCCGTGGTGCGTCCCGGCCTGCCCGACCGGCGCGATGTTCCGGCGCGAGGAAGACGGCATCGTCTACGTCAAGGAAGAGCTGTGCGTGGGCTGCAAGGCCTGCATCCAGGCCTGTCCCTGGCGCATTCCCCAGTGGAACGAAGCCACCGGCAAGGTGGTCAAGTGCGACTATTGCCGCGAGCGCCTCGACGACGGCCTGGACCCGTCCTGCGTGACCGGCTGCACCGCCCACGCCCTGCGCTTTGTGCGGCCTGGAAAAAAAAACGAGGATGAGCGCGACGTCTACGGCAAGCGGCTGCTGTTAAGACAGAGTTAG
- a CDS encoding type II toxin-antitoxin system RelE/ParE family toxin — protein sequence MFPPPITVVETATFKNDADSLLGEEERLELITSLARNPEAGKVMPGTGGVRKLRFARAHEGKSGGYRVIYYFYNEDMPLFALMLYPKNAKCSLTQGERNALKQLARELIDSYNPR from the coding sequence ATGTTCCCGCCGCCGATCACGGTCGTCGAAACGGCGACATTTAAAAACGACGCCGACAGCCTGCTCGGCGAAGAGGAACGGCTCGAACTCATCACCTCGCTGGCGCGCAATCCCGAAGCCGGCAAGGTGATGCCCGGCACGGGAGGCGTGCGCAAGCTGCGTTTTGCCAGGGCGCATGAAGGGAAAAGCGGCGGCTACCGGGTCATCTACTATTTCTATAACGAAGATATGCCCCTGTTTGCCCTCATGCTCTATCCGAAAAACGCAAAATGCTCCCTCACCCAGGGAGAACGCAACGCGCTTAAGCAACTGGCCCGGGAACTGATCGACTCCTACAATCCGAGGTGA